A stretch of DNA from Campylobacter concisus ATCC 51562:
TTAAAAGCCCATCAAGCCCTTGTCTTGCCAAACGCTCATTTAGCTGCTCTGGCGTATCTTTTGTGCCGTCAAGATCACTAAAATCATCAAATTCTTCATCGTCTTCTTTTTGGATCTTTATCTCGTAATCAAGCTTGCCATTAAGTCTAGCTAGCTCATCACTTATCGCAGTGCAAAAGACCTCAGTGTATCCTCTGTGAGCGCAGTTTTTGGCTAGAAATTCACTCATCACGTTTAGGTGATTTATATAGTCATCTTGCAAGATATTTGCCTGTAAAAGCTCAAATTTTAAAAAAAGCCAGTAGGTATTAAGCACGTCACTTTCGCAGTATTCGTTGATCTTATCAAGCTCGCCTGCATAGTATAGCTCAAGCACTTGATCGCCGTGCACGTCGTACTTGCCAGGTAAATTTAAGCTAGCACAAAGTGTATCAAGCTTTAGCCCTCTTACGCTTCCAAAATCGCTTATAAAATCAAGCAGATCAAGATGAAATTTAGGCGAATACCTTGCTCTATAATTTTCCCATTTGTTTTTATTTAGCTCTTTGTTTTCGCTCTCGTAATACGCCGCCGCGTTTAGGTTGTAGCGCATCGCACGTACCATTAGCATCGGCAGGTCAAAGCCACGGCCATTAAAGCTAACAAGCCTTGGGTTATAATCATTTATAAATTTTAAAAATTTAGCGATGATCTCGCGCTCATCCTTGCCCTCCATCGTGCTAACTTTTAAAAATTTGCCGTACTCATCAGCCATAACAGCAGAGATTGCGACTACTCTATGAAACATCACAGGCAAAAACTCACTCCCACTGGCCTCTTTTTGCAGCGCCATCGCTTGCACGCTCACATCTTCATCGCTCCCATCAATGCCATAAATTTTTCTTATCAAATTTGCATCAGGTATCGTTTCGCAGTCAAAGACACAGATGTAACTTTTCGCCATTTTAGCCCTTTTTTAAGCATTTTTTTTTAAAATCATACCAAAAATTTATATCTAAAGTGATCAATGCAAAACAAAAATCAACTAAAAATAGCCATCGTCAAACTCTCCGCTCTTGGGGATATCGTGCATGCAGCTATTGTGCTTCAGTTTATCAAAAAGCACTACTCAAATGCCCATATCACGTGGCTAATTGATGCCCGTTTTGCAAGCCTTTTAAAAGATCATCCGCTTATCGACGAGCTAGTCGTTTTACCGCTTAAACAAAGCTTTAAACAAAGCTACAAGATACTAAAAACCCTTGGTAAATTTGACAAAGTGATCGATCTGCAAGGACTTTTTAAATCGGCCGTCGTCGCAAAAATAATAGGCAAGCAAACTTATGGCTTTAGTAGAGAAAGTGTCAAAGAAAAGATCGCGGCTAGGCTTTATAGATATAAATTTAAAATTGATTACAATGAAAATATAATCATTAGAAATTTAGCGCTTGTGGCTTTTGCTCTAAATTTTAGCTTTGAAGCAAGTGAAATTTTAGAAAAAGCACCTTGCTTTGAAGTAAGTGAAATTTATAAAAATGAAAGTGGTAAAAAGCGCGTTTTAATCGCTGCCTTTGCAAGCGAAGAGAGCAAAATTTATAACAAATTTAAAGACGTGATTAGACTACTTGATGGATGTGAAATTTATCTTTGCTACGGAAGTGAGAGCGAGAAAGTAAGGGCTGAGGCGATCATCTCAGGCACCTTAGCAAAGCTACTTGAAAAACTTAACATAAAAGAGATGATAAGCTTCATTGCAAGCTGTGATTTAGTAATTGGCAACGATAGTGGCTTAACGCACCTTGCTTGGGCGATAAATAGGCCTTCTATCACACTTTTTGGCAACCGTCCAAGCCACAGAAATGCTTACATCACGGATAAAAATTTAGTTATAGATATGGGTAAGCAAATAGATGCCAGAAGTATCGATAAAAACGACTTTTGCATAAGAGAAATTTTCCCAGAAACGGTTGCAAATTTCGCAAAAAGGCTGCTAAATGGATAGACTCTATCTGGCTGGCTTTTATACTTTAAAATTTTTTATATTTTTACTGCCTAGTTCACTTAGAGATTTGCTTGCCAAATTTTTAGCGTTTGCGTTTATGAAACTTAAAAAAAAGAGATTTCATATCGTTATGACAAATTTAAATCTTGCATTTGGTGAGTCAAAAACCAAGGAAGAGAAACTTGAGATCGCTAAAAAATGCTACTACAACTTCGCAAAATATCTTGGTATAAATTTCATCCTAAATCAAAACACGACAAAGCAAAAAGTGCTTGAAAAAGTTAGCTTTAAAAATGAACATAATCTGCTTGAAGCACTTAAGCTTGATCGTCCGATTATCGTGACGACCGCGCATTTTGGACAATGGGAGCTTTTTAGCTTAGCAATGGCTGCTCGCTTCGGTGCAGTCTCAGTGCTTGGCAGAAAGCTTGATAGTAAAAGTATGGATAAAATTTTAAGTGCAAATAGATCGCAGTTTGACGTGGAGCTCATTGACAAAGATGGCGGCGCAAAAGACATCTTAAAAGCGCTAAAAGCTAGGCGAATAGTGGGAATTTTAGTCGATCAAAATACCGCTCCAAAAGATGGCATAAAGGTGAAATTTTTTGACAAAGATGTACTTCACACACCGGCTGCGAGCGTGCTAGCTCAAAAAACAAACGCCCTAATAATTAATGCATTTATCTATCAAAAAGATGAAAATATAAGTGAAATTTGCTTTTCGCCAGCCATTGATATAAATAAATTTAACAAAGAAGAGGCAGTGCAAAAAGTAACGCAAATGCAGTGCAGCGCGTGCGAAGAGATGGTTAGAGCAAGGCCTGAAGAATACTTTTGGTTTCACCAAAGATTTAAGAGATTTTACGAAAATGAGTATAAATGCTAAGTGTCGTTATCTTAACTTTTAACAGCCAAAAACA
This window harbors:
- a CDS encoding 3'-5' exonuclease, which encodes MAKSYICVFDCETIPDANLIRKIYGIDGSDEDVSVQAMALQKEASGSEFLPVMFHRVVAISAVMADEYGKFLKVSTMEGKDEREIIAKFLKFINDYNPRLVSFNGRGFDLPMLMVRAMRYNLNAAAYYESENKELNKNKWENYRARYSPKFHLDLLDFISDFGSVRGLKLDTLCASLNLPGKYDVHGDQVLELYYAGELDKINEYCESDVLNTYWLFLKFELLQANILQDDYINHLNVMSEFLAKNCAHRGYTEVFCTAISDELARLNGKLDYEIKIQKEDDEEFDDFSDLDGTKDTPEQLNERLARQGLDGLLKKASEVVSATKKDKSFAEEKLPEINLDEE
- the waaC gene encoding lipopolysaccharide heptosyltransferase I, with protein sequence MQNKNQLKIAIVKLSALGDIVHAAIVLQFIKKHYSNAHITWLIDARFASLLKDHPLIDELVVLPLKQSFKQSYKILKTLGKFDKVIDLQGLFKSAVVAKIIGKQTYGFSRESVKEKIAARLYRYKFKIDYNENIIIRNLALVAFALNFSFEASEILEKAPCFEVSEIYKNESGKKRVLIAAFASEESKIYNKFKDVIRLLDGCEIYLCYGSESEKVRAEAIISGTLAKLLEKLNIKEMISFIASCDLVIGNDSGLTHLAWAINRPSITLFGNRPSHRNAYITDKNLVIDMGKQIDARSIDKNDFCIREIFPETVANFAKRLLNG
- a CDS encoding lipid A biosynthesis lauroyl acyltransferase, which encodes MDRLYLAGFYTLKFFIFLLPSSLRDLLAKFLAFAFMKLKKKRFHIVMTNLNLAFGESKTKEEKLEIAKKCYYNFAKYLGINFILNQNTTKQKVLEKVSFKNEHNLLEALKLDRPIIVTTAHFGQWELFSLAMAARFGAVSVLGRKLDSKSMDKILSANRSQFDVELIDKDGGAKDILKALKARRIVGILVDQNTAPKDGIKVKFFDKDVLHTPAASVLAQKTNALIINAFIYQKDENISEICFSPAIDINKFNKEEAVQKVTQMQCSACEEMVRARPEEYFWFHQRFKRFYENEYKC